Proteins encoded by one window of Carassius carassius chromosome 30, fCarCar2.1, whole genome shotgun sequence:
- the LOC132111143 gene encoding uncharacterized protein LOC132111143, translated as MEANSASRVNWAINRRAESLVSKHMADMAQRRSAVSEEDHVHPIPGNLSRSAEDIPGRAEVNFSTDSQSYKPAGVAGKLMRVDASSSSGTAAHRQIISLLNDIKEEQQRQWEVLKDLQARIQGQVCEEEDEPLDVDLPLRTMEQLNETEQHLEDTEAQKRMVSHLSRMGGATVDDAVRRLMHTVLSFSVGSELNWVGRGQKRSFRNTRLQGVLFRALKKTPIGKEATHHQFADVVKKWLRFAPFRQRGSGRRPHWKPVEFICPKYDSTVEDHNQLNHNQLDSGEIQVTI; from the exons ATGGAAGCAAACAGCGCCAGTCGAGTAAACTGGGCCATAAACCGCCGGGCGGAGAGTTTAGTAAGTAAACACATGGCAGACATGGCACAGAGACGCTCAGCGGTGTCTGAAGAGGATCATGTGCACCCTATTCCAGGAAACCTGAGCAGAAGCGCAGAAGACATCCCGGGGCGGGCCGAGGTGAATTTCAGCACGGATTCACAGTCCTACAAACCTGCTGGAGTGGCGGGAAAGTTGATGCGCGTGGACGCGTCTTCATCATCGG GGACAGCAGCCCATAGACAAATCATATCGCTCCTTAATGATATCAAAGAGGAGCAACAGAGGCAGTGGGAAGTTCTGAAAGACCTGCAGGCCAGGATTCAAGGACAGGTGTGTGAGGAGGAAGACGAGCCGCTTGACGTAGATCTTCCACTGCGAACAATGGAACAGCTCAATGAAACGGAGCAACATTTAGAGGATACTGAAGCTCAGAAGAGAATG GTGTCACACCTCTCACGGatgggcggagctacagtagatgaTGCGGTCCGGCGTCTTATGCACACTGTCCTCTCTTTCAGTGTGGGCTCAGAGCTCAACTGGGTTGGCAGAGGACAGAAAAGGAGCTTCAGAAACACTAGACTGCAGGGTGTTTTATTTC GTGCCTTGAAGAAGACACCTATAGGAAAGGAGGCCACACACCACCAGTTTGCTGATGTAGTGAAGAAATGGTTGCGGTTTGCCCCTTTCCGACAAAGAGGAAGTGGACGAAGACCGCACTGGAAACCTGTTGAGTTTATCTGTCCCAAATATGACAGTACTGTGGAAGATCATAACCAGCTTAACCATAACCAGCTGGATTCTGGTGAGATTCAGGTGACAATTTAA